Proteins co-encoded in one Neodiprion lecontei isolate iyNeoLeco1 chromosome 3, iyNeoLeco1.1, whole genome shotgun sequence genomic window:
- the LOC107226086 gene encoding alpha-(1,3)-fucosyltransferase C: MSCTMNHLQRVLTLRMYMIVGLFIVPMIMVFLYGRTYCQYEAPYGFESSLELRSPVAPLTVVKDEPAKPPEVMKKKKTVLYWTKMFSSKNFYLSERGVDGDIFANCPVSFCMGTNDRNYQPVEEFDALLFHGPELNAKDLPKTRSANQRYIFMDSETQVFHPVPNRPEFNNFFNWTMAYRRDADIMRPYGIFRKLDTNEVIPPYIPAQWLNVSDGNVSESTSLLFKKKSKMSAWFVSHCGTNSKREDIARKLQEYVTVDIYGKCGKFQCSRANEDECYEQLEQGYFFYLSFENSMCRDYITEKVYRILDYDVIPVVYGAADYETFLPPNSYINVKDFPSIEALATFLRELSQDEERYLSYFKWKSFYKVDTKKHYIVCEFCKALHDPYLPRQVIANIYDWWAKGSQCVPPLEIN, from the coding sequence ATGAGTTGTACAATGAATCATTTGCAGCGTGTACTTACCTTGCGAATGTACATGATTGTTGGATTGTTCATTGTACCAATGATTATGGTATTTTTGTACGGCAGAACATATTGTCAGTACGAGGCTCCGTATGGGTTCGAGTCGAGTTTGGAACTTAGAAGTCCCGTGGCACCGCTTACGGTAGTTAAGGATGAACCAGCCAAACCACCGGAAgtaatgaagaagaaaaagacagTTTTGTATTGgacaaaaatgttttcgagcaaaaatttttaccttaGTGAACGTGGGGTAGATGGTGACATTTTTGCAAACTGTCCTGTCAGCTTTTGCATGGGAACAAACGACCGAAATTATCAACCCGTCGAGGAATTCGACGCTCTTTTGTTCCACGGTCCGGAATTGAACGCGAAAGATCTACCGAAAACAAGATCAGCAAATCAACGCTACATTTTCATGGATTCGGAGACTCAGGTTTTCCATCCAGTACCAAACAGACCagaattcaataattttttcaactggaCAATGGCTTACAGGAGAGATGCAGATATCATGAGGCCGTATGGGATCTTCAGGAAACTTGATACCAACGAAGTTATACCTCCATATATTCCGGCACAGTGGTTGAACGTCTCCGACGGTAACGTGTCCGAATCCACGAGTCTCTTGTTCAAAAAGAAGTCGAAAATGAGCGCGTGGTTCGTCTCTCATTGTGGGACGAACAGTAAGCGAGAGGACATTGCGAGAAAGTTACAGGAATACGTGACGGTTGACATTTATGGAAAGTGTGGTAAATTTCAGTGTTCGAGAGCCAATGAGGACGAATGTTACGAGCAATTGGAACAAGGATATTTCTTCTACCTGTCGTTCGAGAACTCGATGTGTCGTGATTACATCACGGAAAAAGTGTACCGGATACTGGACTACGACGTGATACCCGTCGTTTACGGTGCGGCTGACTACGAAACTTTTCTGCCGCCGAATTCCTACATCAACGTCAAGGATTTTCCCTCGATCGAGGCACTCGCCACCTTCCTCAGGGAACTGAGTCAGGACGAGGAGAGGTATCTGAGCTACTTCAAATGGAAAAGTTTTTACAAAGTTGACACCAAAAAGCACTATATCGTTTGTGAGTTTTGCAAGGCCCTCCATGATCCGTATTTGCCGAGACAGGTTATTGCCAACATATACGACTGGTGGGCTAAAGGATCGCAGTGTGTCCCACCCTTGGAAATTAACTAA